In Streptomyces sp. NBC_01381, the sequence CGAGCGCCCGGTGGTAGCGGTGCTCGTCGCGTCCGCTGACCCGCAGCCGCCCGTCGAGGTAGAGGTCGAGCGAACGGCCCGGCCCGCCGGTGAGCACCACTTCCTGTACGTCGGTCTGCACCGCGACCCGCACATCCTTCCCGTACACCGCACGCCGCGCCGCCGCCTCGAAGTCGCCGACGAGCACGGCGGCCGACGCGAGAAGCCCGAGCACGGTGATGTTCGCGACGATCAGGACCCAGCGCGCCCGGGTGCTCAAGTCCCGCCGGAAGAGCCCGAATACGAGGGCGCCGCCCGCGATCGCGTTGATCGCCCCGGTCATCAGGGCGCCGGTCAGCTGCCCGAGGAGCGGGAGCAGCAGGAAGGGGAAGGCGAGCCCGCCGACCAGCGCGCCCACGTAGTCGGCGGCGAACAGGTCCGAGACCGCGCCGCTCGCGTCCTGCCGCCTGATCCGCTGGATCAGGACCATGAGCAGCGGTACTTCGGCGCCGATGAGCAGCCCGATGGCGAGCGAGAACGCGACGAGCAGATACCGCGAACCGCTCGCCCACACCTCGCCCCGGTCGCCGGTCCAGGCGAACGCCGCGTACAGAGCCATCGCGCTGAGACCGCCGACCAGCGCGAGCGCCGCCTCGACCAGACCGAACCCGGCGGCCGCCCGGTACCGCAGCCGCTTGGCGAGCAGCGAGCCGATGCCCATGGCGAAGACCATCACGGACAGGACGACCGAGGCCTGGGTGACCGAGTCGCCGATCAAGTACGAGGCGAGGGCGACGAGTTCGAGTTCGTACACCAGGCCGCAGGCCGCGCAGACGAAGACGCCCGCGAGGACGAGGAACCGCCCCGTCCGGGGCGTGACGGGCAGACGCGTTGACGGCTCTCTCACGCTGGGAACGCTACGTCACCGCATGCTCACACCGGGTCCCCCACAAGGGTGCATCTGCGCCGCACCGTGCCCCGCCCGGACCCCTGGGATCCCTCAGATCCCCGCATGGATCCGCACCCCCACCCGGGTCCGCGTGGCCACCAACTGGCCGTCCTGCGGATACGCGTGCCACGTACGCCACTGCACAGCGCCCTCGTGCCGCTGCGCCAGCATCGCCGTGAAGGCGTGCGGACTGCCGGGGAACACCCCGGCGAGACCGTACGGATGCTCCGACACCAGTGCGAGCAACTCCTGGGCCCGGCCCGCGAACTGCCCCCGGGAGAGCGTCTCGACCCGCGCCGCGAATTCGTACTCCCACTCGCCGAGACGCTTGGAGACACCGAGAGGCAGCGGCGTACTGCTGCCGGGAATGCACGCGACGGTCTCGGAGCAGCTGCCCTGCTCCTCCTCGAGCAGCA encodes:
- a CDS encoding polyamine aminopropyltransferase, coding for MREPSTRLPVTPRTGRFLVLAGVFVCAACGLVYELELVALASYLIGDSVTQASVVLSVMVFAMGIGSLLAKRLRYRAAAGFGLVEAALALVGGLSAMALYAAFAWTGDRGEVWASGSRYLLVAFSLAIGLLIGAEVPLLMVLIQRIRRQDASGAVSDLFAADYVGALVGGLAFPFLLLPLLGQLTGALMTGAINAIAGGALVFGLFRRDLSTRARWVLIVANITVLGLLASAAVLVGDFEAAARRAVYGKDVRVAVQTDVQEVVLTGGPGRSLDLYLDGRLRVSGRDEHRYHRALVHPAMNGPHARVLILGGGDGLAAREVLRHPGVERVDVVELDAGVVHLARRDPALSELNGHVYRNRRVRVVNADAFRWLRSPPRTYDVVISDLPDPGITASTKLYSQEFYGLASRALTPGGRLAVHAGPVSSRPRVFWTVETTLRAAGLRTAPYRAGGRVSGFAAGPDRTADGGAAPRDWGFVLAARTVPVLAASRMPGLRQTGVGPAESAERTRLRGLTPSTLVHPRYAN
- a CDS encoding DUF2617 family protein, which produces MLTTLKTVYTDTCAADLAWTLGREPLPALATLELELDDAKMELRLLGASHQVLLEEEQGSCSETVACIPGSSTPLPLGVSKRLGEWEYEFAARVETLSRGQFAGRAQELLALVSEHPYGLAGVFPGSPHAFTAMLAQRHEGAVQWRTWHAYPQDGQLVATRTRVGVRIHAGI